A single window of Nasonia vitripennis strain AsymCx chromosome 4, Nvit_psr_1.1, whole genome shotgun sequence DNA harbors:
- the LOC100118567 gene encoding sodium-coupled monocarboxylate transporter 1 isoform X1 codes for MAERAANGTGSSRAVLDYIDTAMESSSLVVNYLVFIAFIAVSFVIPLWGKFRASKKTETKADYVFAAGSGVSMGAMMLSIARGTLGVRSFLGYPSELYYRGSAMWETLYGMLLAYPIVCFVFVPVYYSLGITSVYQYLDMRFKSKLVRCLASFSYVIRSLLNVSVTVFTPCVALKTVIGLPYWASICGITAISVVFALMGGLKAAILSDVIQGLTMIGVSIVIIIHGTVDAGGFNTVMNVTSERGRLDFFNFDLDPTIRVTTISAILGQLFMSLSVFGCQQNFVQRYCSMSSRSKVVKTMMLNMPVIAVLFSLSWVVGMVIYANYADCDPMSLGYTSKFDEIVPFYVEDKFVYLPGLLGLVMATLFNSSLTITVSILNSLATVTFEDFLSQIPAMRNLKDSRQLKVIKSLAVFYGFLVAGVSFLVGMLSGVIESSMLMTSATSGPLLGVFVLAMLVPCANWKGASAGMIFSHVTTLWLTFGRLSLDIPTETLPLSTEGCTNETFSSHLVKDNPNVLPTQWSSATKDRLFDEETPESVLDNIYGISYMYYALIGSLSTIVVGTIVSLLTADSKDDAYEDHLLHPWILKMSKLMPGKPRLYATSSRFSENNNTVNGTGPTSLSDDSLKSDIKKMEHRVQLDNAYVEKLDALKKVTMEVTNEVQKGTKL; via the exons CCAGAGCAGTCTTGGACTATATCGACACCGCAATGGAGTCGTCCTCGCTGGTGGTGAACTACCTGGTGTTCATCGCGTTCATCGCGGTGTCATTCGTGATCCCGCTGTGGGGCAAGTTCCGGGCGAGCAAAAAGACCGAGACTAAAGCCGATTATGTGTTCGCCGCCGGCTCGGGCGTCTCGATGGGTGCCATGATGCTCTCGATAGCTCGAGGTACTCTCGGCGTCAGATCCTTCCTCGGCTACCCGTCGGAGCTTTACTATCGAGGCAGCGCCATGTGGGAGACGCTATACGGTATGCTACTGGCCTACCCGATCGTCTGCTTCGTCTTCGTGCCGGTCTACTACAGCCTCGGGATAACGTCCGTCTATCAGTACTTGGACATGAG GTTCAAATCGAAACTGGTGCGATGCCTTGCCAGCTTCTCCTACGTCATCAGAAGTCTTTTGAACGTCTCGGTGACGGTGTTCACGCCTTGCGTTGCTTTGAAGACTGTAATCGGTCTTCCGTACTGGGCCAGTATCTGCGGAATCACCGCGATATCCGTCGTGTTTGCTTTGATG GGTGGACTGAAAGCTGCCATTCTCTCCGACGTCATCCAGGGCTTGACGATGATCGGAGTCTCGATCGTGATCATCATTCACGGAACCGTAGACGCCGGCGGATTTAACACAGTCATGAACGTCACCAGCGAACGCGGTCGTCTCGACTTTTTCAA CTTTGATCTGGATCCAACTATCCGAGTTACCACGATATCGGCGATTCTAGGTCAGCTTTTCATGAGCCTCTCGGTCTTCGGTTGCCAGCAAAACTTCGTCCAGCGCTACTGCAGCATGAGCAGTCGCTCCAAAGTTGTCAA AACGATGATGCTGAACATGCCTGTGATTGCCGTcctcttctcgctctcgtggGTCGTGGGTATGGTGATCTACGCCAACTACGCTGACTGCGACCCGATGAGCTTGGGTTACACATCCAAGTTCGATGAAATCGTCCCGTTTTACGTCGAGGACAAGTTTGTTTACCTGCCGGGTCTGCTCGGTCTGGTCATGGCGACACTGTTCAACAGTTCCCTGACCATCACCGTCTCCATCCTCAACTCGCTTGCCACAGTCACCTTCGAAGACTTCCTCAGCCAAATTCCAGCCATGAGGAACCTCAAGGACAGTCGCCAGCTCAAGGTCATCAAGTCTCTGGCTGTGTTCTACGGCTTCCTCGTCGCCGGTGTGAGCTTCCTCGTTGGAATGTTGTCCGGCGTTATCGAGTCTTCCATGTTGATGACCTCTGCTACTTCTGGACCACTTCTCGGTGTCTTCGTTCTGGCTATGCTGGTGCCCTGTGCCAACTGGAAGGGAGCTTCAGCTGGTATGATCTTCAGTCACGTGACCACCTTGTGGCTGACCTTTGGACGTCTGAGCCTGGACATTCCTACCGAGACACTGCCTCTGTCTACCGAAGGCTGCACCAACGAGACCTTCTCATCGCATCTGGTCAAGGATAACCCCAACGTTCTACCAACCCAGTGGTCCAGTGCCACCAAGGATCGCCTGTTCGACGAAGAAACTCCCGAGAGCGTTCTAGACAACATCTACGGAATCTCGTACATGTACTACGCTCTGATCGGAAGCCTCTCCACCATCGTCGTGGGAACCATCGTGAGCCTGTTGACCGCCGATTCAAAGGACGACGCCTACGAGGACCATCTCTTGCACCCCTGGATCCTGAAGATGTCGAAGCTGATGCCCGGCAAACCTAGACTCTACGCCACGAGCTCGCGATTCAGCGAGAACAACAACACTGTCAATGGAACCGGCCCCACGAGTCTGAGCGACGACTCGCTCAAGTCCGACATCAAGAAGATGGAGCACAGGGTCCAGCTGGACAACGCTTACGTTGAGAAACTCGATGCTCTGAAGAAGGTCACGATGGAGGTGACGAACGAAGTGCAAAAGGGCACCAAACTCTGA
- the LOC100118567 gene encoding sodium-coupled monocarboxylate transporter 1 isoform X2: MESSSLVVNYLVFIAFIAVSFVIPLWGKFRASKKTETKADYVFAAGSGVSMGAMMLSIARGTLGVRSFLGYPSELYYRGSAMWETLYGMLLAYPIVCFVFVPVYYSLGITSVYQYLDMRFKSKLVRCLASFSYVIRSLLNVSVTVFTPCVALKTVIGLPYWASICGITAISVVFALMGGLKAAILSDVIQGLTMIGVSIVIIIHGTVDAGGFNTVMNVTSERGRLDFFNFDLDPTIRVTTISAILGQLFMSLSVFGCQQNFVQRYCSMSSRSKVVKTMMLNMPVIAVLFSLSWVVGMVIYANYADCDPMSLGYTSKFDEIVPFYVEDKFVYLPGLLGLVMATLFNSSLTITVSILNSLATVTFEDFLSQIPAMRNLKDSRQLKVIKSLAVFYGFLVAGVSFLVGMLSGVIESSMLMTSATSGPLLGVFVLAMLVPCANWKGASAGMIFSHVTTLWLTFGRLSLDIPTETLPLSTEGCTNETFSSHLVKDNPNVLPTQWSSATKDRLFDEETPESVLDNIYGISYMYYALIGSLSTIVVGTIVSLLTADSKDDAYEDHLLHPWILKMSKLMPGKPRLYATSSRFSENNNTVNGTGPTSLSDDSLKSDIKKMEHRVQLDNAYVEKLDALKKVTMEVTNEVQKGTKL, translated from the exons ATGGAGTCGTCCTCGCTGGTGGTGAACTACCTGGTGTTCATCGCGTTCATCGCGGTGTCATTCGTGATCCCGCTGTGGGGCAAGTTCCGGGCGAGCAAAAAGACCGAGACTAAAGCCGATTATGTGTTCGCCGCCGGCTCGGGCGTCTCGATGGGTGCCATGATGCTCTCGATAGCTCGAGGTACTCTCGGCGTCAGATCCTTCCTCGGCTACCCGTCGGAGCTTTACTATCGAGGCAGCGCCATGTGGGAGACGCTATACGGTATGCTACTGGCCTACCCGATCGTCTGCTTCGTCTTCGTGCCGGTCTACTACAGCCTCGGGATAACGTCCGTCTATCAGTACTTGGACATGAG GTTCAAATCGAAACTGGTGCGATGCCTTGCCAGCTTCTCCTACGTCATCAGAAGTCTTTTGAACGTCTCGGTGACGGTGTTCACGCCTTGCGTTGCTTTGAAGACTGTAATCGGTCTTCCGTACTGGGCCAGTATCTGCGGAATCACCGCGATATCCGTCGTGTTTGCTTTGATG GGTGGACTGAAAGCTGCCATTCTCTCCGACGTCATCCAGGGCTTGACGATGATCGGAGTCTCGATCGTGATCATCATTCACGGAACCGTAGACGCCGGCGGATTTAACACAGTCATGAACGTCACCAGCGAACGCGGTCGTCTCGACTTTTTCAA CTTTGATCTGGATCCAACTATCCGAGTTACCACGATATCGGCGATTCTAGGTCAGCTTTTCATGAGCCTCTCGGTCTTCGGTTGCCAGCAAAACTTCGTCCAGCGCTACTGCAGCATGAGCAGTCGCTCCAAAGTTGTCAA AACGATGATGCTGAACATGCCTGTGATTGCCGTcctcttctcgctctcgtggGTCGTGGGTATGGTGATCTACGCCAACTACGCTGACTGCGACCCGATGAGCTTGGGTTACACATCCAAGTTCGATGAAATCGTCCCGTTTTACGTCGAGGACAAGTTTGTTTACCTGCCGGGTCTGCTCGGTCTGGTCATGGCGACACTGTTCAACAGTTCCCTGACCATCACCGTCTCCATCCTCAACTCGCTTGCCACAGTCACCTTCGAAGACTTCCTCAGCCAAATTCCAGCCATGAGGAACCTCAAGGACAGTCGCCAGCTCAAGGTCATCAAGTCTCTGGCTGTGTTCTACGGCTTCCTCGTCGCCGGTGTGAGCTTCCTCGTTGGAATGTTGTCCGGCGTTATCGAGTCTTCCATGTTGATGACCTCTGCTACTTCTGGACCACTTCTCGGTGTCTTCGTTCTGGCTATGCTGGTGCCCTGTGCCAACTGGAAGGGAGCTTCAGCTGGTATGATCTTCAGTCACGTGACCACCTTGTGGCTGACCTTTGGACGTCTGAGCCTGGACATTCCTACCGAGACACTGCCTCTGTCTACCGAAGGCTGCACCAACGAGACCTTCTCATCGCATCTGGTCAAGGATAACCCCAACGTTCTACCAACCCAGTGGTCCAGTGCCACCAAGGATCGCCTGTTCGACGAAGAAACTCCCGAGAGCGTTCTAGACAACATCTACGGAATCTCGTACATGTACTACGCTCTGATCGGAAGCCTCTCCACCATCGTCGTGGGAACCATCGTGAGCCTGTTGACCGCCGATTCAAAGGACGACGCCTACGAGGACCATCTCTTGCACCCCTGGATCCTGAAGATGTCGAAGCTGATGCCCGGCAAACCTAGACTCTACGCCACGAGCTCGCGATTCAGCGAGAACAACAACACTGTCAATGGAACCGGCCCCACGAGTCTGAGCGACGACTCGCTCAAGTCCGACATCAAGAAGATGGAGCACAGGGTCCAGCTGGACAACGCTTACGTTGAGAAACTCGATGCTCTGAAGAAGGTCACGATGGAGGTGACGAACGAAGTGCAAAAGGGCACCAAACTCTGA